A genome region from Verrucomicrobiota bacterium includes the following:
- a CDS encoding ABC transporter permease — protein MRWYFLTRFLLMIPLLLIISLLAFVLVRVAPGGPFDRDRAPASPEIERALKAKFHLDEPVWKQYLRYLGVGWEFNDGKLQLFQGGLIRGDLGPSLKHRNHTVNEIIAQGLPVSLAIGALAFCLAMGIGIPLGVYTAVRKGYWDEYAASFFAFLAVCVPALVVGPVLAMLFAIELKWFPVALWGSPLHAILPTITLGLFFAGRISRLMREGMLNTLPAPYILMARAKGLSEAAVLWRHAFPNAVLPVVSYSGPLLADLLTGSFVVETIFQLPGIGVLMVNSSLNKDYTLAVGLVLLYAVLLLVLNLIVDLAYAWLDPRVRYEER, from the coding sequence ATGCGCTGGTATTTCCTGACGCGATTCCTGTTGATGATCCCGTTGCTCCTGATCATCAGCCTGCTCGCGTTTGTCCTGGTCCGGGTGGCGCCGGGCGGGCCGTTCGATAGAGATCGTGCGCCGGCTTCGCCGGAAATTGAACGGGCGCTCAAAGCGAAATTTCACCTCGATGAACCGGTCTGGAAACAATATCTGCGCTACCTCGGCGTGGGTTGGGAGTTCAACGATGGGAAACTTCAGCTCTTCCAGGGCGGGTTGATCCGAGGCGATCTGGGACCTTCGCTCAAACACCGCAATCACACGGTCAACGAGATCATTGCCCAGGGACTCCCGGTGTCGCTGGCGATCGGCGCGCTGGCCTTTTGTCTGGCGATGGGGATCGGGATTCCGCTAGGGGTTTACACGGCGGTCCGCAAAGGGTACTGGGACGAATACGCCGCAAGCTTTTTTGCGTTCCTGGCCGTGTGCGTTCCCGCGCTCGTCGTCGGACCGGTGCTGGCGATGCTCTTCGCCATCGAACTCAAATGGTTTCCAGTCGCTTTGTGGGGGTCGCCACTGCACGCGATCTTGCCGACGATCACCTTGGGACTATTTTTCGCCGGGCGCATTTCGAGGCTGATGCGCGAGGGCATGCTCAACACGCTCCCCGCCCCGTACATCCTGATGGCGCGCGCGAAGGGGCTCAGCGAAGCCGCGGTGCTCTGGCGGCACGCCTTTCCCAACGCGGTCTTGCCGGTGGTGTCCTATTCAGGACCGTTGCTCGCCGATCTGCTGACCGGGTCGTTCGTGGTCGAAACGATTTTTCAGCTCCCTGGCATTGGCGTCCTCATGGTGAACAGTTCGCTGAACAAAGACTACACGCTGGCCGTGGGCCTGGTCCTTCTCTATGCGGTCTTGCTGCTGGTTCTGAATCTGATTGTGGATCTGGCTTACGCCTGGCTGGATCCGCGCGTGCGCTATGAGGAGCGCTGA